The uncultured Desulfuromonas sp. genome has a segment encoding these proteins:
- a CDS encoding PQQ-dependent sugar dehydrogenase codes for MLYLARFIFFTLLLSGGVFISMAVRYLEVPFSTSWLWFMSTFVIGAGLGLLVRNCGRGGLFVAIPISVLAANALVGTLWPAEVNQGVFRAFNVVAKRDQVYHQLKQHFLPVRKRALEVAEPMQRGVFDDDRELVVAGPLTVSVYAAGLVEAQGLAISSAGDVYVSLPRVGKVVRLRDLDGDGVSDETTVICRGLDRPSGLAVDGTVLYVATAHQVMRVGPLDGDNPKTDVFCHDLPVDSLAWRHALAVSPNAEVYVSVAAGQLEDSERDWRYAAVVRLDREGNSHPFASGLHECLGLAFHPQSGSLWATDDSPETIGFEVHPDELNVLRDRGDFGWPFCYADRRPDAQLGSLGICQATEPALMALPSHSTPAGIAFGDQLKADPLYRSMLYVAMNGSEHGKQNQGFRLMAIPLTEVGRIRGWGIDLISGWSVDGNVWGRPRDVAVGPDGALYVSDSLAGAVYRICFPFHAPPVPADS; via the coding sequence GTGTTGTATCTGGCCCGGTTCATATTCTTCACCCTGTTGCTGAGCGGCGGGGTGTTTATCTCCATGGCGGTTCGCTATCTGGAGGTGCCGTTTTCGACCAGTTGGCTGTGGTTTATGTCGACGTTCGTCATCGGGGCCGGTCTGGGGCTGCTGGTGAGAAATTGCGGTCGGGGAGGCCTGTTTGTGGCTATCCCGATTTCAGTTCTGGCGGCCAATGCTCTGGTCGGTACCTTATGGCCTGCTGAGGTCAATCAGGGTGTGTTTCGTGCGTTCAATGTCGTTGCCAAGCGTGACCAGGTGTATCACCAGCTTAAACAACATTTTCTGCCGGTGCGGAAACGGGCCCTTGAGGTCGCCGAACCGATGCAGCGGGGTGTGTTTGACGATGACCGTGAGCTTGTTGTCGCTGGACCGTTGACTGTTTCCGTCTATGCCGCAGGGCTTGTTGAAGCCCAGGGGCTGGCCATTTCCTCTGCGGGTGATGTTTATGTGAGTCTGCCGCGGGTGGGCAAAGTTGTTCGCTTGCGTGACCTTGACGGCGACGGGGTCAGCGATGAAACAACGGTGATTTGTCGAGGTCTTGACCGGCCTTCCGGCCTGGCCGTTGATGGTACGGTCTTATATGTCGCCACCGCTCATCAGGTGATGCGGGTTGGGCCTCTCGATGGAGATAATCCGAAAACAGATGTTTTTTGCCACGATCTGCCTGTTGACAGTCTGGCCTGGCGCCATGCTTTGGCGGTTTCGCCGAACGCAGAGGTGTATGTGTCCGTAGCCGCCGGTCAGCTGGAAGATTCCGAACGGGATTGGCGTTACGCCGCGGTCGTGCGTCTGGACCGTGAAGGGAACAGTCACCCTTTTGCTTCCGGCCTGCATGAATGTCTGGGACTGGCTTTTCATCCACAGAGTGGCTCGCTGTGGGCCACGGATGACAGCCCAGAGACCATTGGCTTTGAAGTGCATCCGGATGAACTCAATGTCTTGCGCGATCGTGGCGATTTCGGCTGGCCGTTTTGTTATGCCGATCGCCGACCGGACGCCCAGCTCGGCTCTTTGGGGATTTGTCAGGCAACCGAACCGGCGCTGATGGCGTTACCCTCTCACTCGACCCCTGCGGGGATCGCTTTTGGTGATCAGCTCAAAGCCGACCCGCTTTATCGTTCCATGCTTTATGTAGCCATGAACGGTTCCGAGCATGGCAAGCAGAATCAGGGGTTTCGGCTCATGGCCATCCCGCTGACCGAGGTCGGCCGCATCCGTGGCTGGGGCATCGATCTGATCAGCGGCTGGAGTGTTGACGGCAACGTCTGGGGCCGTCCGCGTGATGTTGCCGTTGGCCCTGATGGCGCTCTGTATGTCAGTGATTCTCTGGCCGGAGCTGTGTATCGCATTTGTTTTCCATTCCATGCCCCGCCAGTGCCCGCGGATTCCTGA
- the rfaD gene encoding ADP-glyceromanno-heptose 6-epimerase: MIIVTGGAGFIGSAMVWKLNQMGRQDILIVDSLGCSEKWKNLVPLRYSDYIEKDDFLELAVTEQLEQRFDLGEQRIEAILHMGACSATTELDARYLIHNNFEYTKHMARLALRSNARFIYASSAATYGDGEDGFADDENALDELRPLNMYGYSKQMFDQWAKREGILDRIVGLKFFNVFGPNEYHKGDMSSLVIKAYHQILETGKISLFKSYRPEYAHGEQKRDFVYVKDVVEMSLFFLKNREANGIFNIGSSGASTWNELAGAIFAALERDPVIDYIEMPEHLKAKYQYYTCSDVSKLRQAGFDQVQTSLTDAVRDYVANYLMPSKHLGD, encoded by the coding sequence GTGATTATCGTAACAGGTGGAGCAGGTTTTATCGGTAGTGCCATGGTGTGGAAGCTCAACCAGATGGGACGACAGGATATTCTGATTGTCGACTCACTGGGCTGCAGTGAGAAGTGGAAAAACCTGGTTCCGTTGCGCTACAGCGACTATATCGAAAAAGATGATTTTCTTGAATTGGCTGTCACGGAGCAACTGGAACAGCGCTTTGATTTGGGCGAGCAGAGGATTGAGGCCATTTTACATATGGGTGCCTGTTCTGCGACCACGGAACTGGACGCCCGTTATCTGATTCATAATAACTTTGAATATACCAAGCATATGGCACGCCTTGCTTTGCGCAGTAATGCCCGGTTTATCTATGCCTCCAGTGCGGCGACCTATGGCGATGGTGAAGATGGTTTTGCTGATGATGAAAACGCCTTGGATGAGTTACGTCCCCTGAATATGTACGGCTACTCCAAGCAGATGTTTGATCAATGGGCCAAGCGGGAAGGGATTCTCGACCGCATTGTCGGTTTGAAGTTCTTCAACGTTTTTGGACCCAACGAATATCACAAAGGCGATATGAGTTCTCTGGTGATCAAGGCGTATCATCAGATCCTTGAAACCGGCAAGATCAGCTTGTTTAAATCCTACCGGCCTGAATATGCCCACGGTGAGCAGAAGCGCGACTTTGTCTATGTGAAAGATGTGGTGGAGATGTCGTTGTTTTTCCTGAAAAACCGCGAGGCCAACGGTATCTTCAATATCGGCAGTTCCGGGGCCAGCACCTGGAATGAGCTGGCCGGGGCGATTTTTGCCGCTCTGGAACGTGATCCGGTGATTGACTATATTGAGATGCCGGAACATCTCAAGGCCAAGTATCAATATTATACCTGCTCCGATGTCAGCAAACTGCGCCAGGCCGGTTTTGACCAGGTTCAAACGTCATTAACCGATGCCGTGCGAGATTATGTGGCCAACTACCTGATGCCTTCGAAGCATCTTGGTGATTAG